Below is a window of Colletes latitarsis isolate SP2378_abdomen chromosome 5, iyColLati1, whole genome shotgun sequence DNA.
GAAGTTGACCATAACCGCACATACTTGGATCTGATGTTGTTGCAAACAGTCTTTGTCCattatttggaaaattttgttgCACGTTTGATTGCCACAATACGTGTTGATACTCCACACCGGATGGTATATCATTGTTTTGACTATTTTGTGTGTTGTTTGTCCAAGGACCAAACGCGCTGCTCCTTCTACTAGATCGTTTCTTAGTCTTTTTGGAGTGGCTAGAAATATCCTCGCGATACCCCGACCTTGATGCGTCCAATCTAACGAACATTCATTTTCGTTGAATAGAACAGCGATCGCAAATCGAGCGATTCATGCAGTACCTTTCGCATCTTACCTTTTATCCATTTTTACGAACGGTCTATACCGTATGAGAGGTTAGTCGCGAATCAACTGTCGCAACGTACATGACATGGAGACTTTATGAAATTTCGTGCCGCTAGGCGGACTCTAGTACACGGGGCTCGCAATTCGGACAAATTCAACTAACAACTTACGCTACAACACGAGTGCAGCAATAATAAATACGAACAGTAAACACTCAACCCGTTAGTCTATTTAGAATCGGTCGTTATCAATTCGCGCCTGATTGGTTGAATGAATCCCTACCATTTCCCGAACACGGAACGTGATTATTTGTTCGATAACACCTCGATCCTTGTCTTTCAACTTTTGAAAACGCGTTAAGCCGAATTGTTCACGCATGTCCATTAATTCTTGTCGTTTAAACTTTCTAACAAATTATTAATTCAATTAGCAGACTACTCGTTAATTGTTTAATACATTTACATACATATCGCTTAAATATTATATGTGATATATTAGTTATATATATATCTGATTTCGTTATCAACACAATACGATAGATATTATATGTAAATTTTTTCATTAGAGTGATAACATACTATGAacttaaaattatcgtgaaactgCTAACAGTTCTTAGATCGTAAGACTCGCCGTGTCTACTTTACATGTACCCTATGTACCGATATTCAATCTTGAATGGCAacgatatatttttaataaataacactCCGATTCTTGAATCGAATAATCTATTTATGAAGACCGTGGGCAGTAAAATGGCAGCCATCTTGTGGCAAACGGACCAAACTACTTTTGAAGCAAATTGTATGGCATAAGAACGAAGAAACGAATGAAAAcatcaattttaattaaaaacaaacGCGGAAGGCCtcctattttatttaattctcaCCTAATCAGGCTGGATCATTGTGATCTAACAGCGGCACGTTGCATCGTTTGCTACCACGCGAATCGACTGAATGAGACAATGAGAGTCCTCTATATTCGAGAACATTAAGATTATCATCAGGGTTGAATTTgttgaattttttatattttcatttttcttaatAATACGCTTTTCAAAAGCAATTTAATAATTTCACGTGTTACCGATTTTTCGAAATATTGAAAGCTAAATCTGTTACGCCACTTGCTTGAAAAAATAAGAGAATTTTAAAAGATATTAATTATCTACCGACTTCCTACACAGCATGCAACGAACTCCTACACAGCATGCAACGTACTAAACACAACACTTTATCGATATTGTATCGATACTTTAACtacttttaaaaaaaattgtaaacaatttgtaaactatttaataaaatttaaacataCAGTAAAAAAACGCCTAGTAATGCCTGCTCACTGCCAAGATACGATGCAAAAAAGACATTCTTGTTTGTAACAAATGACGTCTAAAAGACACGTTTAAAACGTCTTTAAAACTTAACGAATATGTTTAAGACAACAATTGATACGTAGATATAGAAACAGTAAAAGTACTGTAACGTTGTGTTAGAAGTCTATAAGAAAGTATCGAAAATTCCGTTACCTGCTTGCAGATTTCTATTCAAATGTAGTTTGTGACATTAAAAAACGTTCGACACATGCGCCATACTATTTCTTCCAAGCCTCCAAGTGACGTGGCTTCaatgacggcacgagtcgtgctGTTAACGTGCGATTGTGCTACATGGATTCATTTATAAAATAATGCCGCTATTATGAGAATTTAGTAGTGGAAAGTATTTCAAATAGTTTCGATAACAAAATCGACTATTCGCGATAATTACGTGGTAATTCGCTCAGGTAAGTGTAACCTACAATAGCTAGTCATACTGTATCACTTGTTACATATTTAAGAACTGTGAATTAAATACTGTTTAGATCTGTTGTCAGATGGTCTGTGGTGATTGCAGCAACATGACTACTTACGAAGATTTCATTCAGCAAAATGAAGACCGTGATGGTGTACGGTTTACATGGAATGTCTGGCCTTCCTCGCGTGTTGATGCCACAAGACTGGTTGTACCATTGGGAACGCTATACCAGCCTATTAAAGAAAGACCAGATCTTCCTTCTATACCATATGATCCAGTCTTATGTACAAGATCCACTtgtagagcaattttaaatccaTTATGTCAGGTGGACTACCGTGCTAAACTATGGGTGTGCAATCTGTGCTTTCAAAGAAATCctgtgagaaaaaaattatttttatctatgAATTAAACGCGATCATTTCTATGTAATAAACATATGTTTGTGTTATCTAAAATTTTCAGTTCCCTCCACAATATGCTGCCATTTCTGAGCAACATCAACCAGCTGAACTTATTCCAATGTTCTCAACAATGGAATATACTATAATGGTaaacatttataatttaaagcaacggaatttttaatttcgattttttttacGAATGCACTACTTATgtctattattttcatttagagAGCACAATGTTTGCCACCCATTTTCTTATTGGTTGTGGATACGTGTATGGACGACGAGGAACTCGGTTCTCTCAAAGATTCGCTACAAATGTCGCTTTCTTTACTTCCGCCGAACGCTCTTATCGGTCTTATTACGTTCGGAAGAATGGTACAAGTTCACGAATTGGGTTGCGAGGGATGTAGTAAAAGTTACGTTTTTCGTGGTACTAAGGACTTACAACCAAAACAAGTTCAAGATATGCTTGGTACGTTCTGTACttacttaaaaaaaataaaacgacagAGCATATTCATTCGTTATTATTATAGGCATAGGTCGTTTAGTACCAGGACAAAATCTAAACCAACAGAGAGCAGCTGGTGGACAACCGTTACCGCCAGCAAATCGCTTCTTACAACCTGTCCATAAGTGTGACATGAGTTTAACAGATCTTCTAGGAGAACTACAACGCGATCCATGGCTCATAGGCCCCGGGAAACGTCCATTACGATCTACCGGTGTCGCGCTGGCTGTTGCCACTGATCTTTTGGAAGCTAGTTATGCTAATACAGGAGCTAGGTATAGATTCTACATATACAGTAACACATGCCTAGGATATTGGGCGATAGAGATGCATAATACAGTAGATTTAAAAAGATAAACTTACTCGATCGCCGAAGCGGGAAGCCAGTTCCAAGAACTGGCAGGAATAGTAATCGACCAATCTCCAAGGCACCACTGTAATTATTGTTTAGCTATCTTTAGAAGCGAACAAATGTCTGATACTGTTTCTAGAATAATGTTGTTTATCGGCGGACCTTGTTCTCAAGGGCCTGGTCAGGTTGTAACGGATGATTTGAGGCTACCCATTAGATCGCATCATGATATCCATAAAGATAATGCCAAGCATATGAAGAAGGCGACTAAACACTACGATGCTCTCGCATCACGGGCAGCAACCAATGGTCACATAATAGATATCTACTCATGTGCTCTCGATCAAACCGGCCTGCTAGAGATGAGGCAGTGCTGCAATTCAACTGGTGGTCACATGGTCATGGGTGATTCCTTTAATTCCTCTCTATTTAAACAGACGTTCCAACGCGTGTTCGTTAAGGATAGTAAAGGTGATTTGAAAATGGCATTTAACGCGATATTAGAAGTAAAAACGTCTCGAGAAATTAAAGTTTCTGGAGCGATCGGCCCTTGCGTTTCTCTGGGTGTGAAAGGCGCAAGTGTCGGAGAGCAAGAAGTAGGATTAGGTGGTACCACTCAATGGAAATTCTGTTCCCTTACACCCTCTACGACCACAGCATTATTTTTCGAAGTTGTGAATCAACACACTGCCCCAATTCCACAAGGTGGAAGAGGTTGCATACAGTTTATTACCCAATACCAACATAGTAGCGGTCAACGAAGAATCAGGGTGACTACAATCGCCAGAAAGTAAATAAAATGGTATATAAAACGGATAAACGTCATTACCAAATTCGATATCATGATGTTTCTAATTACAGTTGGGCAGATGCGTCAACGTCCGTACATCATATAAgcgctggatttgatcaagaagcAGCTACTGTTCTTATGTCGCGACTAGCAGTATTTAGGGCAGAAAGCGACGACGGACCGGATATTTTGAGATGGGTTGATCGCATGCTTATCAGACTAGTCGGTGTTCTTTCTAAAACATACAATTGACACAATGTGCGTTAGAAATAATTCTTACATCCGCGAACATTTTCCTTACAGTGTCAAAAGTTCGGAGAGTATACAAAAGATGATCCAAATAGCTTCAGACTTGCAGAAAACTTTTCTTTATATCCCCAATTTATGTATCACTTACGTAGATCACAATTCTTGCAAGTATTCAACAACTCCCCTGATGAAACCAGTTTTTACAGGTAAACTATCGCGCTCACATGTTCTAATAAATCAAAACCTTATTAATCGAATATTAAATCTAATATTACAGACACATGCTCATGCGGGAAGATTTAACAAACTCTTTAATAATGGTGCAACCAATCCTATACAGTTATGGATTCAGTGGCCCTCCAGAGGCCGTTTTATTAGATACATCGTCCATTCAACCTGACAGAATTTTATTGATGGACACTTTCTTCCAAATACTTATATTCCATGGAGAGGTAATCGTTTTGTTATTGCTTTTAATAAAACGTAACAAAGGATTCGATTACGATTCGATATTAATCGATTGGTTACAGACAATTGCACAATGGCGTCAATTGAAGTACCAAGATTTACCGGAATATGAAAATTTCCGACAATTATTAGCTGCACCTGTTGACGACGCTGCCGAAATTTTAGCTGGAAGATTTCCCGCGCCTAGATATATCGATACCGAACAAGGTGGTTCGCAAGCTAGGTTTTTACTTAGCAAAGTGAATCCGAGTCAAACTCATAATAACACGTTCGCTTATGGAGCGGTAAGTAAAGTTTACCttgaatcatttttatttaataaattacgTCTCGTATACGACTCAACATAATTAGGCCTCGTGCATCACACCATTTGATTTAACTCTGCTGCGTTCCTCGATTCGATCGTACATTTAAAAAATGCCCCGAAGATCGTAACAGAGTTAATATGCATTTTCGATTATATACCATAAACAACAAGTTTGTATCAATCATATGttactaatatttttttatgtcaCCGTGATCCTGCTACCAGGGGATGCCGATACCCAATGGGGTGTGTTTTCTATTCATTTGATAATTGTATTCTATTTTACATTCGCTTTCAATTGCTTTGGTAATGGAACTGCGTGGGACAGTAACCTAAACAGTTGATATCTTATTGTAACATTAcaacaaaatatttatttctttaccACAGTATCTTttgacagctaacaatattgaaatatCTAACGAAAGATATCGAACGTTGTTCGATATATATCGAGCATCGCCCCGAAATTGTACTGGAATATCGATTTATCTCGCGCTTAACACACTTTCGTGTTATTATCGGACAAGTTTGCACAAAGTGAACTACACATTTTAACATTATTGTCATGATTCACTGGTGATTGGCGTCAAGGCATTTTTTCTAAAAACAGTCTATTATACATTATGGTTAATTTTTGTATGTTCTGCTTTCACTGGTTCGGGAATTAGACTTTTAAGCTTCTTTTCCTCGTTACTTAAACGATTATCGATTATAGTATCtaactaaaaaatttttttaatttaggaAAGTGAAGCGCCTGTCTTAACGGATGATGTCAGTTTACAAATATTTATGGAGCATTTGAAAAAACTAGCTGTATCATCAACAGCTTAATTATTTTGCGTGAGCAAAATTAAGAAACACTGTTGATTTCACGATGCGGTATTCGAATGCATAATTAATTGATATAAGGATAAAATAAGTGCAGTAAGAATTTATATATACAGAAATTATGCGATTATAATGAAAACACATGATTAAATATAATTCCTCAACAACTATTTTTTCCAAAGTCGAGATATGACTTGTGTACAAATAAAGTACGTAGTATTAATGTAATGCATATTTTAAATATCCCGTGTTCACTTTTTAACATGTATTATCAATAGGATAACTTATTTTTCAATGGTACTTTTTGTCATAATTAGATACATGGTCGTTTTTTTTAGTAGATCGCGAACAGTGTAACAAGACATGTAACAAATCATATATTAGACTCTGTAATTAGTAAGATAAAACTTGTAATAATTACTGAATTTATATACCATAATAACGATATGCAAgcgtatctttttttttattaattaaaattacgtgtttttatagaaatataaaatatttcgatACATCAGCAAATGCTAAACTGTTCAATTTCTTTtctatgtaaaataaataaggTCATATGAGAGAAATTCAACTTTTGCATTTACTACtaataattgtaataaattttaatacatcTTTCCAACATACCAGCATGTTATGCATCAGAAGGAACAATAAAACAAATTAACTAAGAAATCGTATAGACATTTTTTGTTCTACATCTGTCCTTTCTAATACCTTACAAAACTCCTCAAATGATATCATTCCATCACCATTTTCATCTGCCTCTACTATGGTTCTTTCTGCAATACTAGTTAACTGTTCTTCGCTAAAAATAAATAGGTTCAATTTATTTAGAGTTATTATTAGTATTCTATATTGGAAGATCAAAGTGAAACCAATCCCTCACCTTATGTTTGCACCAACCATCATATGCAAAATAGCTAAAAGTTCATCTTTTGATATTAAATCATCATTATCTAGATCATACATTTTGAAAGCAActgaaaataacaataaaagtagtgtatataatatatcaagGACTTTTCTTTTATATTGTATGCTCCAAACACTATTATACTTACATTTCAGTTTCTGTTGCCTAGAATTTAATCGATTAGGGCTATTTTTCTTAATAGGCCTAAAGTGAGCAAGGACTTGcataaattgtaaaaaatttactctatCATTACCACTTTCTTCAAAGAAAGCATTTACAATTCTTTCACCAAGAGGATTTATTGCCAATTCTGGAATCCTAAGAAAATCTTCTCTGCTCAGTGTCCCGCAATCTCCGCGGTCCAAGC
It encodes the following:
- the Sec23 gene encoding transport protein Sec23 isoform X1 — protein: MVCGDCSNMTTYEDFIQQNEDRDGVRFTWNVWPSSRVDATRLVVPLGTLYQPIKERPDLPSIPYDPVLCTRSTCRAILNPLCQVDYRAKLWVCNLCFQRNPFPPQYAAISEQHQPAELIPMFSTMEYTIMRAQCLPPIFLLVVDTCMDDEELGSLKDSLQMSLSLLPPNALIGLITFGRMVQVHELGCEGCSKSYVFRGTKDLQPKQVQDMLGIGRLVPGQNLNQQRAAGGQPLPPANRFLQPVHKCDMSLTDLLGELQRDPWLIGPGKRPLRSTGVALAVATDLLEASYANTGARIMLFIGGPCSQGPGQVVTDDLRLPIRSHHDIHKDNAKHMKKATKHYDALASRAATNGHIIDIYSCALDQTGLLEMRQCCNSTGGHMVMGDSFNSSLFKQTFQRVFVKDSKGDLKMAFNAILEVKTSREIKVSGAIGPCVSLGVKGASVGEQEVGLGGTTQWKFCSLTPSTTTALFFEVVNQHTAPIPQGGRGCIQFITQYQHSSGQRRIRVTTIARNWADASTSVHHISAGFDQEAATVLMSRLAVFRAESDDGPDILRWVDRMLIRLCQKFGEYTKDDPNSFRLAENFSLYPQFMYHLRRSQFLQVFNNSPDETSFYRHMLMREDLTNSLIMVQPILYSYGFSGPPEAVLLDTSSIQPDRILLMDTFFQILIFHGETIAQWRQLKYQDLPEYENFRQLLAAPVDDAAEILAGRFPAPRYIDTEQGGSQARFLLSKVNPSQTHNNTFAYGAGMPIPNGESEAPVLTDDVSLQIFMEHLKKLAVSSTA
- the Sec23 gene encoding transport protein Sec23 isoform X2; this translates as MVCGDCSNMTTYEDFIQQNEDRDGVRFTWNVWPSSRVDATRLVVPLGTLYQPIKERPDLPSIPYDPVLCTRSTCRAILNPLCQVDYRAKLWVCNLCFQRNPFPPQYAAISEQHQPAELIPMFSTMEYTIMRAQCLPPIFLLVVDTCMDDEELGSLKDSLQMSLSLLPPNALIGLITFGRMVQVHELGCEGCSKSYVFRGTKDLQPKQVQDMLGIGRLVPGQNLNQQRAAGGQPLPPANRFLQPVHKCDMSLTDLLGELQRDPWLIGPGKRPLRSTGVALAVATDLLEASYANTGARIMLFIGGPCSQGPGQVVTDDLRLPIRSHHDIHKDNAKHMKKATKHYDALASRAATNGHIIDIYSCALDQTGLLEMRQCCNSTGGHMVMGDSFNSSLFKQTFQRVFVKDSKGDLKMAFNAILEVKTSREIKVSGAIGPCVSLGVKGASVGEQEVGLGGTTQWKFCSLTPSTTTALFFEVVNQHTAPIPQGGRGCIQFITQYQHSSGQRRIRVTTIARNWADASTSVHHISAGFDQEAATVLMSRLAVFRAESDDGPDILRWVDRMLIRLCQKFGEYTKDDPNSFRLAENFSLYPQFMYHLRRSQFLQVFNNSPDETSFYRHMLMREDLTNSLIMVQPILYSYGFSGPPEAVLLDTSSIQPDRILLMDTFFQILIFHGETIAQWRQLKYQDLPEYENFRQLLAAPVDDAAEILAGRFPAPRYIDTEQGGSQARFLLSKVNPSQTHNNTFAYGAESEAPVLTDDVSLQIFMEHLKKLAVSSTA
- the Sec23 gene encoding transport protein Sec23 isoform X3 codes for the protein MTTYEDFIQQNEDRDGVRFTWNVWPSSRVDATRLVVPLGTLYQPIKERPDLPSIPYDPVLCTRSTCRAILNPLCQVDYRAKLWVCNLCFQRNPFPPQYAAISEQHQPAELIPMFSTMEYTIMRAQCLPPIFLLVVDTCMDDEELGSLKDSLQMSLSLLPPNALIGLITFGRMVQVHELGCEGCSKSYVFRGTKDLQPKQVQDMLGIGRLVPGQNLNQQRAAGGQPLPPANRFLQPVHKCDMSLTDLLGELQRDPWLIGPGKRPLRSTGVALAVATDLLEASYANTGARIMLFIGGPCSQGPGQVVTDDLRLPIRSHHDIHKDNAKHMKKATKHYDALASRAATNGHIIDIYSCALDQTGLLEMRQCCNSTGGHMVMGDSFNSSLFKQTFQRVFVKDSKGDLKMAFNAILEVKTSREIKVSGAIGPCVSLGVKGASVGEQEVGLGGTTQWKFCSLTPSTTTALFFEVVNQHTAPIPQGGRGCIQFITQYQHSSGQRRIRVTTIARNWADASTSVHHISAGFDQEAATVLMSRLAVFRAESDDGPDILRWVDRMLIRLCQKFGEYTKDDPNSFRLAENFSLYPQFMYHLRRSQFLQVFNNSPDETSFYRHMLMREDLTNSLIMVQPILYSYGFSGPPEAVLLDTSSIQPDRILLMDTFFQILIFHGETIAQWRQLKYQDLPEYENFRQLLAAPVDDAAEILAGRFPAPRYIDTEQGGSQARFLLSKVNPSQTHNNTFAYGAGMPIPNGESEAPVLTDDVSLQIFMEHLKKLAVSSTA
- the Elm gene encoding calcineurin like EF-hand protein 1 elm; the protein is MGNRSSLLLREEEIAQIQDATGFTPNQIERLYSRFTSLDRGDCGTLSREDFLRIPELAINPLGERIVNAFFEESGNDRVNFLQFMQVLAHFRPIKKNSPNRLNSRQQKLKFAFKMYDLDNDDLISKDELLAILHMMVGANISEEQLTSIAERTIVEADENGDGMISFEEFCKVLERTDVEQKMSIRFLS